The following are encoded in a window of Ricinus communis isolate WT05 ecotype wild-type chromosome 4, ASM1957865v1, whole genome shotgun sequence genomic DNA:
- the LOC8275512 gene encoding sialyltransferase-like protein 2 isoform X2: MRLLQFGFVVALASGLSAILIYITGVSNLNSIHKLSHEDVKALESLQSSFQKCVRANGLGLQAVPGSDYCQVTINFPSDTVPRWKDPKTGELEGLSFEFNLCEAVATWEQVRNSTTILTREFIDALPNGWVDYAWRRINKGILLNNCKNKTLCLEKLSLVLPETPPYFPRQFDRCAVIGNSGDLLKTRFGKEIDGYDAVVRENGAPIQNYTEYAGKKSTFRLLNRGSAKALDKVVELDETRKEALIIKTTIHDIMNKMIREVPINNPVHLMLGASFGSAAKGTGLKALEFALSICDSVDMYGFTVDPGYKEWTRYFSESRQGHTPLHGRAYYQMMECLGLIKIHSPMRDDPNRVVQWVPNWSTIRAARVASEKLLRCLDYVAGGLEQDLKIHWPHVPLESKLRKGLFQVSEKLLLIIKNLLKAQQCILWSTVLDMVCSAQYQQIGTLKTRYLTQPTD; encoded by the exons ATGAGGCTATTGCAGTTTGGATTTGTAGTAGCTTTGGCATCTGGCCTCTCGGCTATTCTCATCTACATCACTGGCGTCTCCAATCTAa ATTCGATTCACAAGCTTTCGCATGAAGATGTAAAAGCTTTGGAATCCTTGCAGAGCAGTTTCCAGAAGTGCGTG CGTGCAAATGGATTGGGTTTACAAGCTGTGCCTGGTAGTGATTATTGCCAAGTCACAATTAACTTTCCTAGTGATACTGTCCCAAGATGG AAAGATCCTAAAACAGGAGAACTTGAGGGGTTATCATTTGAATTTAATCTGTGCGAAGCTGTGGCTACATGGGAACAG GTGCGGAATAGCACTACGATTCTGACAAGGGAGTTCATCGATGCTTTGCCAAATGGATGGGTGGACTATGCATGGCGCAGAATTAATAAAGGGATACTTCT TAACAACTGTAAGAATAAGACTTTATGCTTGGAAAAACTCTCCTTAGTACTCCCTGAAACACCACCATATTTTCCGAGGCAGTTTGACCGATGTGCCGTGATTGGTAATTCCGGAGATCTCTTAAAGACAAGGTTTGGGAAGGAAATAGATGGCTATGATGCTGTTGTTAGAGAAAATGGTGCCCCCATTCAG AATTATACAGAGTATGCAGGCAAGAAAAGTACTTTCCGTCTTCTTAACAGAGGATCTGCCAAAGCTCTTGATAAAGTTGTGGAGTTAGATG AAACTAGGAAGGAGGCCCTGATAATTAAAACAACAATACATGACATTATGAACAAGATGATTCGG GAAGTTCCAATTAACAATCCTGTGCATCTCATGTTAGGTGCATCCTTTGGGTCTGCAGCAAAGGGAACTGGCCTAAAGGCTCTCGAGTTTGCTCTCTCTATTTGTGATTCAGTTGATATGTATGGTTTCACTGTGGATCCAGGATACAAGGAATG GACCAGATATTTCTCAGAATCTCGACAGGGTCACACTCCTCTGCATGGAAGGGCTTATTACCAGATGATGGAGTGTTTGGGT CTTATTAAAATCCATTCTCCAATGCGAGATGATCCAAACCGTGTTGTGCAATGGGTTCCAAACTGGAGTACGATTAGAGCTGCTAGAGTTGCATCAGAGAAATTGTTGAG GTGCCTTGACTATGTTGCAGGAGGGTTGGAGCAGGATCTGAAGATCCATTGGCCCCATGTTCCATTAGAAAGCAAGTTAAGAAAAGGTCTGTTTCAGGTCTCAGAAAAGCTGCTATTGATCATCAAAAATTTGTTAAAGG
- the LOC8275512 gene encoding sialyltransferase-like protein 2 isoform X1: protein MRLLQFGFVVALASGLSAILIYITGVSNLNSIHKLSHEDVKALESLQSSFQKCVRANGLGLQAVPGSDYCQVTINFPSDTVPRWKDPKTGELEGLSFEFNLCEAVATWEQRVDCQVRNSTTILTREFIDALPNGWVDYAWRRINKGILLNNCKNKTLCLEKLSLVLPETPPYFPRQFDRCAVIGNSGDLLKTRFGKEIDGYDAVVRENGAPIQNYTEYAGKKSTFRLLNRGSAKALDKVVELDETRKEALIIKTTIHDIMNKMIREVPINNPVHLMLGASFGSAAKGTGLKALEFALSICDSVDMYGFTVDPGYKEWTRYFSESRQGHTPLHGRAYYQMMECLGLIKIHSPMRDDPNRVVQWVPNWSTIRAARVASEKLLRCLDYVAGGLEQDLKIHWPHVPLESKLRKGLFQVSEKLLLIIKNLLKAQQCILWSTVLDMVCSAQYQQIGTLKTRYLTQPTD from the exons ATGAGGCTATTGCAGTTTGGATTTGTAGTAGCTTTGGCATCTGGCCTCTCGGCTATTCTCATCTACATCACTGGCGTCTCCAATCTAa ATTCGATTCACAAGCTTTCGCATGAAGATGTAAAAGCTTTGGAATCCTTGCAGAGCAGTTTCCAGAAGTGCGTG CGTGCAAATGGATTGGGTTTACAAGCTGTGCCTGGTAGTGATTATTGCCAAGTCACAATTAACTTTCCTAGTGATACTGTCCCAAGATGG AAAGATCCTAAAACAGGAGAACTTGAGGGGTTATCATTTGAATTTAATCTGTGCGAAGCTGTGGCTACATGGGAACAG CGAGTTGATTGTCAGGTGCGGAATAGCACTACGATTCTGACAAGGGAGTTCATCGATGCTTTGCCAAATGGATGGGTGGACTATGCATGGCGCAGAATTAATAAAGGGATACTTCT TAACAACTGTAAGAATAAGACTTTATGCTTGGAAAAACTCTCCTTAGTACTCCCTGAAACACCACCATATTTTCCGAGGCAGTTTGACCGATGTGCCGTGATTGGTAATTCCGGAGATCTCTTAAAGACAAGGTTTGGGAAGGAAATAGATGGCTATGATGCTGTTGTTAGAGAAAATGGTGCCCCCATTCAG AATTATACAGAGTATGCAGGCAAGAAAAGTACTTTCCGTCTTCTTAACAGAGGATCTGCCAAAGCTCTTGATAAAGTTGTGGAGTTAGATG AAACTAGGAAGGAGGCCCTGATAATTAAAACAACAATACATGACATTATGAACAAGATGATTCGG GAAGTTCCAATTAACAATCCTGTGCATCTCATGTTAGGTGCATCCTTTGGGTCTGCAGCAAAGGGAACTGGCCTAAAGGCTCTCGAGTTTGCTCTCTCTATTTGTGATTCAGTTGATATGTATGGTTTCACTGTGGATCCAGGATACAAGGAATG GACCAGATATTTCTCAGAATCTCGACAGGGTCACACTCCTCTGCATGGAAGGGCTTATTACCAGATGATGGAGTGTTTGGGT CTTATTAAAATCCATTCTCCAATGCGAGATGATCCAAACCGTGTTGTGCAATGGGTTCCAAACTGGAGTACGATTAGAGCTGCTAGAGTTGCATCAGAGAAATTGTTGAG GTGCCTTGACTATGTTGCAGGAGGGTTGGAGCAGGATCTGAAGATCCATTGGCCCCATGTTCCATTAGAAAGCAAGTTAAGAAAAGGTCTGTTTCAGGTCTCAGAAAAGCTGCTATTGATCATCAAAAATTTGTTAAAGG
- the LOC8275512 gene encoding sialyltransferase-like protein 2 isoform X3 — translation MRLLQFGFVVALASGLSAILIYITGVSNLNSIHKLSHEDVKALESLQSSFQKCVRANGLGLQAVPGSDYCQVTINFPSDTVPRWKDPKTGELEGLSFEFNLCEAVATWEQRVDCQVRNSTTILTREFIDALPNGWVDYAWRRINKGILLNNCKNKTLCLEKLSLVLPETPPYFPRQFDRCAVIGNSGDLLKTRFGKEIDGYDAVVRENGAPIQNYTEYAGKKSTFRLLNRGSAKALDKVVELDETRKEALIIKTTIHDIMNKMIREVPINNPVHLMLGASFGSAAKGTGLKALEFALSICDSVDMYGFTVDPGYKEWTRYFSESRQGHTPLHGRAYYQMMECLGLIKIHSPMRDDPNRVVQWVPNWSTIRAARVASEKLLRRVGAGSEDPLAPCSIRKQVKKRSVSGLRKAAIDHQKFVKGTTMYPLEHSPGHGMLCTIPTDWNSEN, via the exons ATGAGGCTATTGCAGTTTGGATTTGTAGTAGCTTTGGCATCTGGCCTCTCGGCTATTCTCATCTACATCACTGGCGTCTCCAATCTAa ATTCGATTCACAAGCTTTCGCATGAAGATGTAAAAGCTTTGGAATCCTTGCAGAGCAGTTTCCAGAAGTGCGTG CGTGCAAATGGATTGGGTTTACAAGCTGTGCCTGGTAGTGATTATTGCCAAGTCACAATTAACTTTCCTAGTGATACTGTCCCAAGATGG AAAGATCCTAAAACAGGAGAACTTGAGGGGTTATCATTTGAATTTAATCTGTGCGAAGCTGTGGCTACATGGGAACAG CGAGTTGATTGTCAGGTGCGGAATAGCACTACGATTCTGACAAGGGAGTTCATCGATGCTTTGCCAAATGGATGGGTGGACTATGCATGGCGCAGAATTAATAAAGGGATACTTCT TAACAACTGTAAGAATAAGACTTTATGCTTGGAAAAACTCTCCTTAGTACTCCCTGAAACACCACCATATTTTCCGAGGCAGTTTGACCGATGTGCCGTGATTGGTAATTCCGGAGATCTCTTAAAGACAAGGTTTGGGAAGGAAATAGATGGCTATGATGCTGTTGTTAGAGAAAATGGTGCCCCCATTCAG AATTATACAGAGTATGCAGGCAAGAAAAGTACTTTCCGTCTTCTTAACAGAGGATCTGCCAAAGCTCTTGATAAAGTTGTGGAGTTAGATG AAACTAGGAAGGAGGCCCTGATAATTAAAACAACAATACATGACATTATGAACAAGATGATTCGG GAAGTTCCAATTAACAATCCTGTGCATCTCATGTTAGGTGCATCCTTTGGGTCTGCAGCAAAGGGAACTGGCCTAAAGGCTCTCGAGTTTGCTCTCTCTATTTGTGATTCAGTTGATATGTATGGTTTCACTGTGGATCCAGGATACAAGGAATG GACCAGATATTTCTCAGAATCTCGACAGGGTCACACTCCTCTGCATGGAAGGGCTTATTACCAGATGATGGAGTGTTTGGGT CTTATTAAAATCCATTCTCCAATGCGAGATGATCCAAACCGTGTTGTGCAATGGGTTCCAAACTGGAGTACGATTAGAGCTGCTAGAGTTGCATCAGAGAAATTGTTGAG GAGGGTTGGAGCAGGATCTGAAGATCCATTGGCCCCATGTTCCATTAGAAAGCAAGTTAAGAAAAGGTCTGTTTCAGGTCTCAGAAAAGCTGCTATTGATCATCAAAAATTTGTTAAAGG
- the LOC8275512 gene encoding sialyltransferase-like protein 2 isoform X4, whose translation MRLLQFGFVVALASGLSAILIYITGVSNLNSIHKLSHEDVKALESLQSSFQKCVRANGLGLQAVPGSDYCQVTINFPSDTVPRWKDPKTGELEGLSFEFNLCEAVATWEQVRNSTTILTREFIDALPNGWVDYAWRRINKGILLNNCKNKTLCLEKLSLVLPETPPYFPRQFDRCAVIGNSGDLLKTRFGKEIDGYDAVVRENGAPIQNYTEYAGKKSTFRLLNRGSAKALDKVVELDETRKEALIIKTTIHDIMNKMIREVPINNPVHLMLGASFGSAAKGTGLKALEFALSICDSVDMYGFTVDPGYKEWTRYFSESRQGHTPLHGRAYYQMMECLGLIKIHSPMRDDPNRVVQWVPNWSTIRAARVASEKLLRRVGAGSEDPLAPCSIRKQVKKRSVSGLRKAAIDHQKFVKGTTMYPLEHSPGHGMLCTIPTDWNSEN comes from the exons ATGAGGCTATTGCAGTTTGGATTTGTAGTAGCTTTGGCATCTGGCCTCTCGGCTATTCTCATCTACATCACTGGCGTCTCCAATCTAa ATTCGATTCACAAGCTTTCGCATGAAGATGTAAAAGCTTTGGAATCCTTGCAGAGCAGTTTCCAGAAGTGCGTG CGTGCAAATGGATTGGGTTTACAAGCTGTGCCTGGTAGTGATTATTGCCAAGTCACAATTAACTTTCCTAGTGATACTGTCCCAAGATGG AAAGATCCTAAAACAGGAGAACTTGAGGGGTTATCATTTGAATTTAATCTGTGCGAAGCTGTGGCTACATGGGAACAG GTGCGGAATAGCACTACGATTCTGACAAGGGAGTTCATCGATGCTTTGCCAAATGGATGGGTGGACTATGCATGGCGCAGAATTAATAAAGGGATACTTCT TAACAACTGTAAGAATAAGACTTTATGCTTGGAAAAACTCTCCTTAGTACTCCCTGAAACACCACCATATTTTCCGAGGCAGTTTGACCGATGTGCCGTGATTGGTAATTCCGGAGATCTCTTAAAGACAAGGTTTGGGAAGGAAATAGATGGCTATGATGCTGTTGTTAGAGAAAATGGTGCCCCCATTCAG AATTATACAGAGTATGCAGGCAAGAAAAGTACTTTCCGTCTTCTTAACAGAGGATCTGCCAAAGCTCTTGATAAAGTTGTGGAGTTAGATG AAACTAGGAAGGAGGCCCTGATAATTAAAACAACAATACATGACATTATGAACAAGATGATTCGG GAAGTTCCAATTAACAATCCTGTGCATCTCATGTTAGGTGCATCCTTTGGGTCTGCAGCAAAGGGAACTGGCCTAAAGGCTCTCGAGTTTGCTCTCTCTATTTGTGATTCAGTTGATATGTATGGTTTCACTGTGGATCCAGGATACAAGGAATG GACCAGATATTTCTCAGAATCTCGACAGGGTCACACTCCTCTGCATGGAAGGGCTTATTACCAGATGATGGAGTGTTTGGGT CTTATTAAAATCCATTCTCCAATGCGAGATGATCCAAACCGTGTTGTGCAATGGGTTCCAAACTGGAGTACGATTAGAGCTGCTAGAGTTGCATCAGAGAAATTGTTGAG GAGGGTTGGAGCAGGATCTGAAGATCCATTGGCCCCATGTTCCATTAGAAAGCAAGTTAAGAAAAGGTCTGTTTCAGGTCTCAGAAAAGCTGCTATTGATCATCAAAAATTTGTTAAAGG
- the LOC8275511 gene encoding transcription factor bHLH137 has product MAAFSYQQHHPFHLDSVFLPSASAIKNLSGFLEKGNSIINTNYFSQFYPPLETTPDLDVRFHETSPPIDHSSMVAALSDNEPSSVTKKQSTDSSTVVDKFESGEQVTQKLAPMDKKRKSSFNSAQSKDARDGRGKKQKKCNNEVKEDKKPKAEKKDQKKVPDQEPPTGYIHVRARRGQATDSHSLAERVRREKISERMKILQRLVPGCDKVTGKALMLDEIINYVQSLQNQVEFLSMKLASVNPLFYDFGMDFDALMVRPEGLNSLASSLPLMQQCPPTTAFADSTATATTTTAATSTFVTANNYSLMDASAPFLLPGQRPSDFIQDATGSSLWDVDEQRQKFLNPSGFTNNLCSSFH; this is encoded by the exons aTGGCAGCCTTTTCATACCAACAGCACCACCCTTTTCATCTTGACTCAGTTTTCTTGCCTAGCGCTAGCGCCATTAAGAATCTGTCTGGCTTTTTGGAGAAAGGGAACAGTATCATCAATACCAactatttttctcaattttatcCTCCTCTCGAAACAACTCCTGATCTTGATGTTAGATTTCATGAGACTAGCCCTCCTATTGATCACAGCTCTATGGTCGCTGCTCTCAGTGACAATGAGCCTTCTTCTGTAACCAAGAAACAGAGCACTGATTCCTCTACTGTGGTGGATAAGTTTGAAAGTGGTGAACAAGTTACCCAAAAGTTGGCTCCCATGGACAAGAAGAGAAAGTCATCTTTCAATTCTGCCCAATCAAAG GATGCTAGAGATGGAAGAGGCAAGAAGCAAAAGAAATGCAATAATGAAGTCAAAGAAGATAAGAAGCCTAAAGCTGAAAAAAAAGATCAAAAGAAAGTTCCTGATCAAGAGCCACCAACAGGCTACATTCATGTAAGAGCAAGGAGGGGCCAAGCCACGGACAGCCACAGCCTTGCAGAGAGG GtaagaagagagaaaataagtGAAAGGATGAAGATATTGCAACGTCTTGTTCCTGGGTGTGACAAG GTAACTGGGAAGGCCCTCATGTTGGatgaaattatcaattatgttCAGTCCCTACAGAATCAAGTAGAG TTCCTCTCCATGAAGCTTGCTTCTGTTAATCCTTTGTTCTACGACTTTGGAATGGATTTTGATGCATTGATGGTCAGACCAGAG GGATTAAATAGCTTAGCTTCATCACTGCCACTTATGCAACAATGCCCCCCAACCACAGCTTTCGCTGATTCAACCGCCACCGCCACCACAACCACCGCAGCCACCAGCACTTTTGTCACAGCAAATAACTATTCTCTCATGGATGCATCAGCTCCATTTTTACTTCCAGGGCAAAGGCCTAGTGACTTCATACAg GATGCTACTGGTAGTTCATTGTGGGACGTAGATGAACAAAGACAAAAGTTTCTTAATCCATCTGGGTTCACCAACAACTTGTGCTCTTCTTTCCACTAA